One segment of Pontibacter akesuensis DNA contains the following:
- a CDS encoding glycoside hydrolase family 3 N-terminal domain-containing protein: MGANQAWVDSVFNTLSEEERIAQLIMIPVYSNKNQAHIDSISQLVQQYKVGGLIFFQGGPVRQAMMTNRYQRESKVPLMVSIDAEWGLAMRLDSTTRFPYQMALGGIEDEQLIYEMGAEIARQCRRLGIHVNFAPVVDVNNNANNPVIGFRSFGEDKYNVSRKAMAYMRGMQDNKVLANAKHFPGHGDTNVDSHYGLPVINFSKIRLDSVELYPFRQLMNNGLGSLMVAHMNIPVLDNTPNLASTLSKPIVSDLLKKEMKYEGLVFTDALNMQGVAKFYPPGVVDVKALLAGNDVLLNTMDVGTTISEVKKAIANKEITQEEIDTRVRKVLAAKQWLGLDNWQPIETKNLIADLNNPHAEFLNQQLVEASLTLLRNKRNILPLQRLDTLKIAALAIGTKKETAFQRGLARYTQVDTFFLPPTASIAELQALKEKLQPYNLVLAGVHKLNLKAGGSSFGITAEMDLFLKDLIRSKPTVVSVFGNVYSLAYMEGLEKADAVLAAYQETDLAQDVASQLIFGGVGAKGKLPVTVSNAFKVGDGLKTQGAVRFAYTQPEAVGLKAADLAGIDSLVAQAMAQGATPGAQVLVAKDGKVIYQKAFGYHTYAQEQPVQITDLYDLASVTKISTSLAAFMKLAGEGRFDVDRTLGEYLPLMQGSNKANLKYRDILTHQAGLKAWIPFWKETVKKNGKFKWATFKADSSRRFPIKVAENLYIHRKYASKIYDEIKESPLNEKPGYVYSDLSFILAPLVVQHITGQDFETYLKQNIYKPIGASTLTFNPYKKYPAKQIVPTEVDSLFRKQLLHGTVHDEGAAMLGGVSGHAGLFGNANDVAKLMQLYLNDGKFAGETYIGGNTVSAFSKCQFCEQGNYRALGFDRPAKPGEQNSNAAPSAPVESFGHSGFTGTYTWIDPVNNLVYVFLSNRVHPTRENPKLSQLNTRTNVLQVVYDALEKSKKLQP, translated from the coding sequence ATGGGCGCAAACCAGGCGTGGGTGGACTCCGTGTTCAATACGCTGTCGGAGGAGGAGCGCATTGCGCAGCTGATTATGATCCCGGTATACTCGAACAAAAACCAGGCGCACATAGACTCCATCAGCCAACTAGTGCAGCAGTACAAAGTGGGCGGCCTTATCTTTTTCCAGGGCGGGCCGGTACGCCAGGCCATGATGACGAACCGCTACCAGCGGGAAAGCAAGGTGCCGCTGATGGTAAGTATAGATGCCGAGTGGGGCCTGGCCATGCGCCTGGACAGCACCACCAGGTTTCCGTACCAAATGGCGCTCGGCGGCATAGAAGATGAGCAACTCATTTATGAAATGGGAGCGGAGATTGCGCGCCAGTGCCGCCGCCTGGGCATACACGTAAACTTTGCGCCAGTGGTGGATGTGAACAATAACGCCAACAACCCTGTAATTGGCTTCCGCTCTTTTGGGGAAGATAAGTATAACGTGAGCCGCAAGGCCATGGCGTATATGCGCGGCATGCAGGACAACAAGGTGCTGGCCAATGCCAAGCATTTTCCGGGCCACGGCGATACAAACGTAGACTCGCATTACGGCCTGCCGGTGATTAACTTCTCCAAAATCAGGCTTGACTCAGTGGAGTTGTACCCGTTCCGCCAGCTCATGAACAATGGCCTCGGCAGTCTGATGGTGGCCCACATGAACATCCCGGTGCTGGACAACACGCCCAACCTGGCTTCCACGCTTTCTAAACCAATTGTATCAGACCTGCTGAAGAAGGAAATGAAGTATGAGGGGCTAGTGTTTACGGATGCACTGAACATGCAGGGCGTGGCCAAGTTCTATCCTCCGGGAGTGGTGGACGTGAAGGCGCTGCTGGCCGGAAACGATGTGCTGCTGAATACTATGGACGTGGGCACCACCATTTCGGAGGTAAAAAAAGCCATTGCCAACAAAGAAATAACGCAGGAGGAAATAGACACGCGTGTGCGCAAAGTACTGGCTGCCAAGCAGTGGCTGGGGCTGGATAACTGGCAACCTATCGAAACAAAGAACCTCATTGCGGACCTGAATAACCCCCACGCCGAGTTCCTGAACCAGCAGCTGGTGGAGGCTTCGCTCACGCTGCTGCGCAACAAGCGGAACATACTGCCACTGCAGCGCCTGGATACGCTTAAAATAGCCGCGCTCGCCATCGGCACGAAAAAAGAAACAGCTTTCCAGCGCGGCCTTGCCCGCTATACCCAGGTAGATACTTTCTTTCTTCCGCCCACGGCAAGTATAGCCGAGCTGCAGGCGCTGAAAGAGAAACTGCAGCCCTATAACCTGGTGTTGGCGGGTGTGCACAAACTAAACCTGAAAGCGGGTGGCAGCAGTTTCGGCATCACCGCTGAGATGGATTTGTTCCTGAAAGACCTGATCCGCTCCAAACCTACGGTGGTAAGTGTGTTTGGCAACGTGTATAGCCTGGCTTATATGGAGGGGCTGGAGAAAGCCGATGCCGTGCTCGCTGCATACCAGGAAACGGACCTGGCGCAGGACGTGGCCTCGCAGCTGATTTTCGGGGGTGTTGGGGCAAAGGGAAAACTGCCGGTTACGGTATCGAACGCCTTCAAAGTGGGGGATGGCCTGAAAACTCAGGGTGCTGTGCGCTTTGCCTATACTCAGCCGGAAGCCGTGGGACTGAAGGCAGCAGACCTGGCAGGCATCGATTCACTGGTGGCGCAGGCGATGGCGCAGGGAGCCACTCCCGGTGCCCAGGTGCTGGTGGCGAAAGATGGAAAAGTAATTTACCAAAAGGCATTCGGCTACCATACGTATGCACAGGAGCAGCCGGTGCAAATCACTGACCTGTACGATCTAGCTTCAGTTACTAAAATCAGCACCTCGTTGGCTGCCTTCATGAAGCTGGCAGGGGAGGGGCGCTTTGATGTGGACCGCACGCTGGGGGAATACCTGCCGCTGATGCAGGGCTCTAACAAAGCTAACCTGAAGTACCGCGACATCCTGACACACCAGGCTGGGTTAAAAGCCTGGATTCCTTTCTGGAAGGAGACGGTGAAGAAGAACGGCAAATTCAAATGGGCTACTTTTAAAGCTGATTCCTCCCGCCGCTTCCCGATAAAGGTGGCAGAAAACCTGTACATCCACCGCAAGTATGCCAGCAAGATTTATGACGAAATAAAGGAGTCCCCGCTGAACGAGAAGCCGGGTTATGTTTACAGCGACCTTTCGTTTATACTTGCCCCGCTGGTGGTGCAGCACATCACAGGTCAGGATTTCGAAACGTACCTGAAGCAGAACATCTATAAGCCAATCGGGGCCAGCACCCTGACGTTCAATCCCTACAAAAAATATCCTGCCAAACAAATTGTGCCAACCGAGGTAGATTCCCTGTTCCGGAAGCAGCTGCTGCACGGAACTGTGCACGATGAGGGAGCTGCCATGCTGGGCGGCGTAAGTGGCCATGCCGGCTTGTTTGGCAATGCCAACGATGTGGCAAAACTCATGCAGCTATACTTGAACGACGGCAAATTTGCAGGCGAAACCTACATTGGCGGCAATACCGTAAGTGCATTCAGCAAGTGCCAGTTCTGTGAGCAGGGCAATTACCGCGCCCTCGGCTTCGACCGCCCGGCCAAGCCAGGCGAGCAGAACAGCAACGCCGCGCCAAGCGCTCCGGTTGAAAGTTTCGGCCACTCCGGCTTTACCGGCACCTACACCTGGATCGACCCAGTGAACAACCTGGTGTATGTCTTCCTGTCGAACCGGGTGCACCCTACACGCGAGAATCCTAAGCTTAGCCAACTGAACACCCGCACCAACGTGCTGCAGGTGGTATATGATGCCTTGGAAAAGAGCAAGAAGCTGCAGCCGTAA
- a CDS encoding glycoside hydrolase family 10 protein, whose protein sequence is MFTVLKKTFVLNVLCLLVIAAAAHAQSLAPKREFRAVWVASVANIDWPSQKGLSPVTQQKEFTFLADAHQKNGMNALIVQIRPAADAFYRSKLEPWSEWLTGLQGKEVNPPYDPLDFMLQQTHERGMEFHAWFNPYRATFDTKAVTAPDHITKRRPEWFVKYDGKLLFNPGIPEVRTYITSIIMDVVRRYDIDGVHFDDYFYPYPIANTPFPDDSTFLKHSNGFSNKQDWRRNNVDLLIKGISDSIQAVKPYLKFGISPFGVWKNKDEDVAGSATRAGAPTYSTLYADTRKWMQLGWIDYLVPQVYWHIGHKAADYKTIVEWWGLNSFNRHLYIGHGAYKIGTDNNAAWQDPNEIPRQLRLNRSLPTVGGSVFFSSKSIMKNTQNVQDSLRVYYRHPALVPVMEWKKAKAPAATTIVKAQQTTKGVHLQWRQIPDARYYVIYRFEKNTFCELPIWHKEYWEPFQAELNNPARIVGRVFGNNTHFLDRTALEDGKYTYVITTLDRLQNESAPSAGVTVKYKNYNL, encoded by the coding sequence ATGTTTACAGTATTAAAAAAAACGTTTGTTCTAAACGTTCTTTGCCTCCTTGTTATTGCCGCTGCCGCACATGCGCAGTCATTGGCCCCGAAGCGTGAGTTCCGGGCGGTTTGGGTAGCCAGCGTGGCCAACATCGACTGGCCGAGCCAGAAGGGGCTTTCGCCGGTAACACAGCAGAAGGAGTTTACCTTTTTAGCGGACGCGCACCAAAAGAACGGCATGAATGCCCTGATCGTGCAGATACGCCCGGCCGCCGATGCATTTTACCGCAGCAAGCTGGAGCCGTGGTCGGAGTGGCTGACTGGCCTGCAGGGAAAAGAGGTAAACCCGCCTTACGACCCCCTGGATTTCATGCTACAGCAGACGCATGAGCGCGGCATGGAGTTCCACGCCTGGTTTAACCCCTACCGTGCCACCTTCGACACCAAGGCTGTCACTGCCCCGGACCATATCACCAAGCGTAGGCCGGAATGGTTTGTCAAGTATGACGGCAAACTGCTCTTCAACCCGGGCATTCCGGAGGTGCGCACTTACATCACCTCCATTATCATGGATGTGGTGCGCCGCTACGACATTGACGGTGTTCATTTTGACGACTACTTTTACCCTTACCCCATCGCCAACACGCCCTTCCCCGACGACAGCACGTTTCTGAAGCACTCCAATGGCTTCAGTAACAAGCAGGACTGGCGCCGTAACAACGTAGACCTGCTTATAAAAGGTATTTCAGACAGTATTCAGGCTGTGAAACCATACCTGAAGTTTGGCATCAGCCCCTTTGGCGTTTGGAAAAACAAAGACGAAGATGTGGCTGGCTCTGCTACCCGGGCTGGTGCCCCCACCTACTCTACCCTCTATGCCGATACCCGCAAATGGATGCAACTGGGCTGGATTGATTACCTGGTGCCGCAGGTATACTGGCACATTGGGCACAAGGCGGCCGACTATAAAACAATTGTGGAATGGTGGGGGCTGAACTCCTTTAACCGCCACCTGTACATTGGGCACGGCGCTTACAAAATAGGCACCGACAACAACGCCGCCTGGCAGGACCCAAACGAGATTCCACGCCAGTTGCGCCTTAACCGCTCCTTGCCCACCGTAGGGGGCAGCGTCTTTTTCAGCTCAAAATCCATCATGAAAAACACGCAGAACGTGCAGGACTCGCTCCGGGTATATTACCGGCACCCGGCGCTGGTGCCTGTTATGGAATGGAAAAAAGCAAAAGCTCCGGCAGCCACCACTATTGTAAAGGCGCAGCAAACTACCAAAGGCGTGCACCTGCAGTGGCGGCAAATCCCGGACGCGCGATACTACGTTATTTACCGTTTCGAGAAAAACACCTTTTGCGAATTGCCCATCTGGCACAAAGAATACTGGGAGCCGTTTCAGGCAGAGCTCAATAACCCGGCGCGCATCGTTGGCAGGGTGTTCGGTAACAACACGCATTTCCTGGATAGGACAGCCCTGGAGGACGGAAAGTATACGTACGTTATCACCACCCTGGACAGGCTACAAAATGAAAGTGCTCCCTCGGCAGGCGTTACCGTGAAGTATAAGAATTACAATTTGTAA
- a CDS encoding ZIP family metal transporter, which produces MMESLESFLRDIGPVYAALLATVFTWLVTALGASMVFFFKDLNRAWQDIMLGFTGGVMLAASFWSLLAPAIEYSEQLYPGMSWMPAAVGFLGGSLFIFGLDKLAPHLHINFEESEKEGVKTTWHRTTLLILAITIHNIPEGLAVGVLFGAAANGAEGVTLTAAITLAFGIGLQNFPEGFAVAMPLRRLNISRFKSFWYGQMSAIVEPVAGVIGALAVVYIEPALPFALAFAAGAMIYVVVEEVIPETQRDKNTDVAVLGLIVGFVVMMVLDVGLG; this is translated from the coding sequence ATGATGGAAAGTTTAGAGTCTTTTCTGCGGGACATTGGTCCTGTTTACGCGGCGTTGCTCGCCACGGTGTTTACCTGGCTGGTTACGGCGCTTGGGGCAAGTATGGTTTTCTTCTTCAAGGATCTGAACCGCGCCTGGCAAGACATTATGCTGGGCTTTACCGGCGGGGTGATGCTGGCGGCCAGTTTCTGGTCGTTACTGGCCCCGGCCATCGAGTACTCGGAGCAGCTGTACCCGGGCATGAGCTGGATGCCCGCCGCCGTAGGGTTTCTTGGCGGCTCGCTCTTTATTTTCGGGCTCGATAAGCTGGCCCCGCACCTGCACATCAACTTTGAGGAAAGCGAAAAGGAGGGAGTTAAAACCACCTGGCACCGCACCACGCTGCTTATACTAGCCATCACTATTCATAATATTCCGGAAGGGCTGGCGGTGGGCGTGCTTTTCGGTGCCGCTGCCAACGGCGCAGAAGGTGTGACCCTAACGGCGGCCATCACACTGGCTTTTGGCATCGGTTTGCAGAATTTTCCGGAGGGCTTTGCCGTGGCCATGCCATTGCGCCGACTCAACATCAGCCGTTTCAAAAGCTTTTGGTACGGCCAGATGTCTGCCATTGTGGAGCCTGTGGCTGGCGTGATTGGAGCTTTAGCCGTCGTTTACATTGAGCCTGCCCTGCCGTTTGCCCTCGCTTTTGCCGCTGGGGCCATGATCTATGTGGTGGTGGAGGAGGTGATACCCGAAACTCAGCGCGACAAGAACACGGACGTTGCCGTGCTAGGCCTGATAGTGGGGTTTGTGGTGATGATGGTGCTCGACGTGGGACTCGGGTAA
- a CDS encoding Mut7-C RNAse domain-containing protein — translation MQEEKQHTAQFNFHGALQDFLKKRDREQPISYVFKGAPAVKDAIEASGVPHPEVDVILINNKPAAFQQPIHHNDDVQVYPLSAKYSWPAGYSFAVKHPAPSMFILDVHLGTLAKRMRLLGLDTLYETDFSDSAIAQLAQEQQRVVLTRDVGLLKQKAVTWGYWLRSQHTEEQLEEIISRYALWQHFKPFTLCLECNTPILAVPKQEVLEQLPPKTKLYFQEFYRCPSCGRVYWKGSHYERMQAYVEEVRKRYGR, via the coding sequence ATGCAGGAGGAAAAGCAGCATACCGCTCAGTTTAACTTTCATGGAGCCCTACAGGACTTCCTGAAAAAGCGGGATAGGGAGCAGCCGATAAGCTATGTTTTCAAGGGTGCCCCGGCCGTAAAAGACGCCATCGAAGCCAGTGGCGTGCCCCATCCGGAGGTGGATGTGATCTTGATCAACAACAAACCCGCTGCGTTTCAACAGCCTATCCACCATAATGATGACGTGCAGGTTTATCCGCTCTCTGCCAAGTATAGCTGGCCTGCTGGTTATTCTTTTGCAGTGAAGCATCCCGCACCGTCCATGTTTATCTTGGATGTGCACCTGGGCACACTGGCAAAGCGCATGCGCCTGCTGGGCCTGGACACGCTGTATGAAACAGACTTCTCAGATAGCGCTATCGCACAGTTGGCGCAGGAGCAACAGCGGGTGGTGCTCACGCGGGATGTCGGCCTGCTCAAACAGAAGGCGGTTACGTGGGGCTACTGGCTACGCTCTCAGCATACAGAGGAGCAGCTGGAAGAAATCATCAGCCGCTATGCGCTTTGGCAGCACTTTAAGCCTTTCACGCTTTGCCTGGAGTGCAACACGCCCATACTTGCTGTTCCGAAACAGGAGGTGCTGGAGCAGCTTCCGCCGAAAACAAAACTATACTTTCAGGAGTTTTACCGCTGCCCCTCCTGCGGCCGCGTGTACTGGAAAGGCTCGCACTACGAGCGCATGCAAGCCTACGTGGAAGAAGTCAGGAAGCGGTATGGCCGATAA
- a CDS encoding NRAMP family divalent metal transporter, with amino-acid sequence MKKQKRNWSVLLGAAFLMATSAVGPGFLTQTTVFTQQLMASFGFVILLSIILDIGVQLNVWRVIAVSERRAQDIANLVLPGLGVLLSLLIVLGGLAFNIGNVGGAGLGLNVLFGISAETGAMIAAAVAIGVFLMREAGKVMDRFAQVMGFLMILLILFVAFTSAPPVGEAVAKTFMPDEVDVIAIITLVGGTVGGYITFAGGHRLLDAGIKGRDALSEVSTSAVMGISVASLIRVFLFLAALGVVSKGLTLDPANPPASVFQQAAGNLGYKLFGVVMLSAAITSVIGSAYTSVSFLKSFSPKIQQHENWVIIGFILVSTAIFITIGQPVRLLILAGALNGLILPLSLGTMLFAAYKPKIVGDYRHPLLLTVFGVLVVLVMAYLGGYTLWQQIPKLFA; translated from the coding sequence ATGAAAAAACAAAAGAGAAACTGGAGCGTACTGCTCGGCGCCGCCTTCCTGATGGCCACCTCCGCCGTTGGCCCCGGCTTCCTGACCCAAACCACGGTATTCACGCAGCAACTGATGGCCAGCTTTGGTTTTGTCATCCTGCTTTCGATTATACTTGACATTGGGGTGCAGCTGAATGTGTGGCGCGTGATTGCGGTGTCGGAGCGGCGGGCGCAGGACATAGCCAACCTTGTGCTGCCGGGGCTGGGTGTGCTGCTCTCCCTACTTATCGTCTTGGGCGGTTTGGCTTTTAATATCGGCAATGTGGGCGGCGCAGGCCTGGGGCTGAATGTGCTGTTTGGTATTTCGGCAGAAACCGGCGCTATGATTGCCGCTGCCGTGGCCATTGGGGTATTCCTGATGCGGGAAGCAGGCAAGGTGATGGACCGCTTTGCGCAGGTGATGGGTTTCCTGATGATCCTGCTGATTTTGTTCGTGGCCTTCACGTCGGCACCGCCAGTGGGGGAGGCCGTGGCCAAAACGTTTATGCCGGATGAAGTAGACGTCATCGCGATAATTACACTTGTTGGAGGCACCGTGGGCGGCTATATTACGTTTGCCGGAGGCCACCGCCTGCTTGATGCGGGCATAAAGGGCCGGGATGCCTTGTCTGAAGTGAGTACAAGTGCTGTGATGGGCATCAGCGTCGCCTCACTTATCCGGGTGTTTCTGTTTCTGGCGGCGCTGGGTGTCGTGAGCAAAGGCTTGACCCTTGATCCTGCCAATCCTCCTGCATCGGTGTTTCAACAGGCTGCGGGAAACTTAGGCTATAAGCTGTTCGGTGTGGTGATGCTGTCTGCCGCCATCACGTCTGTGATCGGGTCGGCTTATACTTCCGTTTCGTTTCTCAAGTCGTTCAGCCCCAAAATCCAGCAGCATGAGAATTGGGTGATCATTGGGTTTATACTTGTCTCCACGGCTATTTTCATCACCATCGGCCAGCCGGTACGCCTGCTTATACTTGCCGGCGCGTTAAACGGGCTCATCCTGCCGCTGTCGTTGGGTACTATGCTGTTTGCCGCTTATAAACCAAAAATAGTAGGAGACTACCGCCACCCGCTGCTGCTTACTGTATTTGGTGTGCTGGTGGTGCTGGTGATGGCCTACCTCGGCGGCTATACACTGTGGCAGCAAATTCCAAAGCTCTTTGCTTGA
- a CDS encoding LamB/YcsF family protein — MSNYAVDLNCDMGESFGAWRMGNDSELLKYISSANIACGYHGGDPATMKRTVREALAQHVAIGAHPGLPDLAGFGRREMAVSAEEVYDLVVYQLGALTAIAKAEGARLHHLKPHGALYNMAATNAALAEAIAEAVYRVEPELILYGLAGSELIQAGKKLGISTANEVFADRTYQQDGTLTSRRQPNALITDHNVAVRQVVRMVKEGKVLSQQGTEVEIQANTVCIHGDGAHALEFARHIQEVLQEEKIRITAL, encoded by the coding sequence ATGAGCAACTACGCCGTAGACCTGAACTGCGACATGGGCGAGAGTTTTGGCGCCTGGCGCATGGGCAACGACAGCGAACTCCTGAAATACATCAGCTCTGCCAACATTGCCTGCGGCTACCACGGCGGGGATCCGGCCACCATGAAAAGAACGGTGCGGGAGGCCCTGGCACAGCACGTGGCTATCGGGGCGCACCCGGGCCTGCCGGATTTGGCGGGTTTCGGCCGCCGCGAAATGGCGGTTTCCGCTGAAGAGGTGTACGACCTGGTGGTGTACCAACTAGGGGCTTTAACGGCCATTGCGAAAGCGGAGGGAGCCAGGCTGCATCACCTGAAACCGCACGGGGCGCTCTACAACATGGCCGCCACCAACGCAGCACTTGCCGAGGCCATTGCCGAAGCTGTTTACCGCGTGGAGCCGGAGCTTATACTTTACGGGCTAGCCGGAAGCGAGCTGATACAGGCTGGCAAAAAGCTTGGCATCAGCACAGCGAACGAGGTCTTTGCCGACCGCACCTACCAACAGGATGGCACCCTGACCTCACGTCGCCAGCCGAACGCGTTGATCACCGACCATAACGTTGCGGTGCGGCAGGTGGTGCGGATGGTAAAAGAGGGCAAGGTGCTCTCGCAGCAGGGAACGGAGGTGGAGATACAGGCGAATACTGTTTGCATTCATGGCGATGGCGCCCATGCGCTGGAGTTTGCCCGCCATATTCAAGAAGTCCTTCAAGAAGAAAAAATCCGGATCACCGCGCTGTAG
- a CDS encoding 5-oxoprolinase subunit C family protein — protein sequence MGITVHKPGLLTTVQDLGRYGYQKQGVIVGGAMDKLALRLANLLLGNEKNAAALEITQQGPELAFEQETLIALGGADLSASINGERVYLWRPVLVKAGSVLSFGKPLVGNYAYLAVAGGLAVPEVIGSRATYLRAGIGGLEGRALRSGDVLHAGEPNELNRLVLSRLLLRDEQTAFTVASWFPEPELLPTYKPNPVLRALRGSEYTLFTENSQNYIWNEKFSVTIQSDRMGLRLQGAILALEQEAELLSTAVSFGAVQVPAEGSPIVLMADSQTTGGYPHIAQVISADLPQLAQVQPTKTIRFEEVTLEEAQRLYIQQEQNISGLKQAIYHKLHKV from the coding sequence ATGGGCATAACAGTTCATAAGCCGGGGCTACTGACAACGGTGCAGGACCTGGGGCGCTATGGCTACCAGAAGCAAGGTGTAATTGTGGGAGGAGCCATGGATAAGCTTGCCCTGCGCCTGGCGAACCTGCTGCTGGGGAACGAGAAAAATGCCGCGGCACTTGAGATCACCCAGCAGGGGCCTGAGCTAGCTTTTGAGCAGGAGACACTGATAGCATTGGGCGGCGCTGACCTCTCAGCAAGTATAAACGGAGAACGGGTATACCTGTGGCGGCCGGTGCTGGTAAAGGCAGGCAGCGTGCTGAGCTTTGGAAAGCCCTTGGTCGGAAATTATGCCTATTTAGCCGTGGCAGGAGGTCTGGCGGTGCCGGAAGTAATAGGTAGCCGCGCAACCTATCTGCGCGCCGGCATCGGCGGCCTGGAGGGCAGGGCCTTGCGGAGCGGTGATGTACTGCACGCCGGGGAGCCGAACGAGCTAAACAGGCTGGTGCTAAGCAGGCTGCTGCTGCGCGATGAGCAGACCGCTTTCACGGTGGCCAGCTGGTTTCCAGAGCCGGAACTACTCCCAACCTATAAGCCAAATCCGGTGCTGCGGGCACTGCGGGGCTCTGAATACACCCTTTTCACGGAAAACAGCCAGAACTATATTTGGAATGAAAAGTTCAGTGTCACCATACAGTCGGATAGGATGGGTTTGCGGCTGCAGGGAGCAATCCTGGCCTTAGAGCAGGAAGCGGAGTTGTTGTCCACTGCGGTTAGCTTTGGGGCGGTGCAGGTACCCGCAGAAGGAAGTCCTATCGTTTTAATGGCGGATTCTCAGACTACGGGCGGCTATCCCCACATTGCGCAGGTGATAAGTGCCGACCTGCCGCAACTGGCGCAGGTGCAGCCCACCAAAACTATCCGCTTCGAAGAAGTGACACTGGAGGAGGCGCAGCGCCTGTACATCCAGCAGGAACAAAACATCAGCGGCCTCAAGCAAGCCATCTATCACAAGCTACACAAAGTATGA
- the pxpB gene encoding 5-oxoprolinase subunit PxpB produces MPQEAIQKLPFQLCPLGDTAIVLQFGHTIDPGTHASIRAFSALLEEQPFEGLVEYVPAFTTITVYYDPWVISQKGKKDAYSEVVQQLQQLLFHLEEKETPAVQLVEVPVVYGGAYGPDLEAVAAHCGLSMGEVVDRHCSKEYLVHMIGFAPGFPYLGGMDKSIATPRKATPRQSIPAGSVGIAGEQTGVYPISTPGGWQLIGQTPVQLFNAKREMPSLLQAGDKVRFVPISEEEFLKRKEVAWA; encoded by the coding sequence ATGCCACAGGAAGCGATTCAGAAACTACCTTTTCAGCTGTGCCCGCTCGGCGATACAGCCATTGTGCTGCAGTTCGGGCACACCATAGACCCCGGCACACACGCCAGCATCCGTGCCTTTTCCGCGCTTTTAGAAGAACAGCCCTTTGAGGGACTGGTGGAGTATGTGCCTGCCTTTACCACCATCACCGTGTATTATGACCCTTGGGTGATAAGCCAGAAGGGAAAAAAAGATGCTTATAGCGAGGTGGTTCAACAGCTGCAGCAGCTTTTGTTTCATTTGGAAGAAAAGGAGACACCTGCCGTGCAGTTGGTGGAGGTTCCGGTGGTGTATGGCGGAGCTTATGGTCCCGATCTGGAGGCGGTGGCCGCACACTGCGGGCTAAGTATGGGCGAGGTAGTAGACAGGCACTGCAGCAAGGAGTATCTGGTGCACATGATCGGCTTCGCTCCGGGCTTTCCATACTTAGGCGGCATGGATAAAAGCATTGCCACACCTCGCAAAGCCACGCCGCGGCAAAGCATCCCGGCAGGCAGTGTGGGCATTGCAGGCGAGCAGACGGGGGTTTATCCCATCAGCACCCCCGGAGGCTGGCAGCTGATCGGGCAAACACCGGTGCAGCTCTTCAACGCAAAACGGGAAATGCCCAGCCTCCTGCAGGCCGGCGATAAAGTGCGTTTTGTGCCGATTTCTGAAGAAGAGTTCCTGAAGCGAAAGGAGGTGGCATGGGCATAA
- the yjjX gene encoding inosine/xanthosine triphosphatase: MKYNVVVASKNPVKVNAALDGLKRMFPEDAFMPTPVSVPSGVADQPMSDQETLHGALNRVENARASHPEADFWIGIEGGIEKFNGELAAFAWVVVQDREQTGKARSGAFFLPKAVQELVEQGLELGDADDQVFGHSNSKQKGGAIGLLTQNALDRRELYEQAVVLALVPFKNKAYYLNPRQEQQV, translated from the coding sequence ATGAAATACAACGTAGTAGTTGCCTCCAAAAACCCGGTGAAAGTGAATGCTGCGCTGGATGGGCTGAAGCGAATGTTTCCGGAGGATGCCTTCATGCCAACGCCGGTGTCGGTGCCTTCTGGCGTGGCTGACCAACCTATGTCGGATCAGGAGACGCTGCATGGGGCACTGAACCGGGTGGAAAATGCGCGTGCGTCACACCCGGAAGCTGATTTCTGGATTGGCATTGAAGGCGGCATCGAAAAGTTTAACGGCGAACTCGCGGCTTTTGCCTGGGTGGTGGTGCAGGATCGGGAGCAGACGGGCAAAGCGCGCTCGGGTGCTTTCTTCCTGCCCAAGGCGGTGCAGGAGCTGGTAGAGCAGGGGCTGGAGCTGGGCGATGCCGATGACCAGGTGTTCGGCCACTCCAACTCCAAGCAAAAAGGAGGCGCCATTGGGTTGCTTACGCAAAATGCGCTGGACCGGCGCGAACTGTATGAGCAGGCTGTGGTGCTGGCGCTGGTGCCCTTCAAGAATAAAGCCTACTACCTGAACCCGCGGCAGGAGCAGCAAGTATAA